The following proteins are co-located in the Microbacterium sp. Clip185 genome:
- a CDS encoding SDR family oxidoreductase, which yields MRIAIAGGTGLLGGKLAHEAKERGHEVRPLSRATGIDLTAPDGVAETAARIDGCDAVIDVLSIGTQNEATSIAFFESATRSLLSAEKQAGVGHHIALSIVGVDRAPAAYYAGKVAQERAVQEGSIPWTILRATQFHEFAAQMFTVAARGPIHLAPRMRTQPVAADEVARRLVDLAEAPAHGRVPDLAGPQEESLVDMIRRYARATGHRGWIPAVSLPGPFGRAMRDGRLLPAADATIGRQSFTEWIASLR from the coding sequence ATGCGTATCGCGATCGCGGGAGGAACCGGATTGCTGGGCGGCAAACTTGCGCATGAGGCCAAGGAACGCGGGCACGAGGTGCGGCCGCTCTCGCGCGCGACCGGCATCGATCTCACGGCACCTGACGGCGTCGCCGAGACCGCGGCGCGGATCGACGGCTGTGACGCTGTCATCGACGTCCTCAGCATCGGCACCCAGAACGAGGCGACGTCGATCGCCTTCTTCGAGTCGGCGACGCGCTCACTGCTGTCCGCCGAGAAGCAGGCGGGGGTGGGTCACCACATCGCCCTCTCGATCGTGGGCGTCGACCGAGCGCCGGCAGCGTACTACGCAGGAAAAGTGGCACAGGAGAGAGCGGTGCAGGAGGGCTCCATTCCGTGGACGATCCTGCGAGCGACCCAGTTCCACGAGTTCGCGGCGCAGATGTTCACTGTCGCTGCTCGCGGCCCCATCCACCTCGCCCCGCGGATGCGCACCCAGCCCGTCGCCGCTGATGAGGTCGCTCGACGCCTGGTCGATCTCGCCGAAGCTCCGGCGCACGGGCGGGTTCCGGATCTGGCGGGCCCGCAGGAGGAGAGCCTCGTCGACATGATCCGGCGCTATGCGCGCGCCACGGGTCATCGCGGGTGGATTCCGGCGGTATCGCTGCCGGGACCATTCGGACGAGCGATGCGCGACGGCCGGCTTCTGCCCGCCGCCGACGCGACGATCGGACGACAGAGCTTCACCGAGTGGATCGCATCGCTGAGATGA
- a CDS encoding carbohydrate ABC transporter permease, with the protein MAATMAVTTAKDGRRPSPRVPRRGRGGMTRPRGIDWLMLAFVIVGAIVVIAPFYLILVNSFKSPADYSNGGPLALPSQIDFTGLAAFWERVNFPEKVWNSFFISGMVALLAVLISVLNAFAIGIGRVRGRSWIVLLFLLANLLPQEALLYPLYYLSKAVGLYNNVWSVIIIFTVIQAAFGTYLLASVYGTFPKEVLEAAAMDGASRWQILWRVVFPISRPTLSVLVIFFFIWTWNEFLIPLTFLVSNANQTVPVAISVLQGDRLMDVTTTSASALLGLIPTLLFFLIFQRTLTRGITAGAVK; encoded by the coding sequence ATGGCCGCCACCATGGCTGTGACCACCGCCAAGGACGGGCGGCGCCCTTCGCCGCGCGTGCCGCGACGTGGCCGCGGGGGCATGACCCGCCCGCGCGGCATCGACTGGCTGATGCTCGCCTTCGTCATCGTCGGGGCGATCGTCGTGATCGCGCCGTTCTACCTGATCCTCGTGAACTCGTTCAAGTCGCCCGCCGACTACTCGAACGGCGGGCCTCTCGCCCTGCCCAGCCAGATCGACTTCACGGGTCTCGCCGCGTTCTGGGAGCGCGTCAACTTCCCCGAGAAGGTGTGGAACTCGTTCTTCATCTCCGGGATGGTGGCGCTGCTGGCGGTGCTCATCTCGGTGCTCAACGCGTTCGCGATCGGCATCGGCCGGGTGCGCGGGCGCAGCTGGATCGTGCTGCTGTTCCTGCTGGCGAACCTCCTGCCGCAGGAGGCGCTGCTGTACCCGCTCTACTACCTCTCCAAGGCGGTCGGGCTCTACAACAACGTGTGGTCGGTGATCATCATCTTCACGGTGATCCAGGCCGCCTTCGGCACGTACCTTCTCGCCTCGGTCTACGGCACCTTTCCCAAGGAGGTCCTGGAGGCTGCGGCGATGGATGGAGCCAGCCGCTGGCAGATCCTGTGGCGGGTCGTCTTCCCGATCAGCCGCCCGACACTCTCGGTGCTCGTCATCTTCTTCTTCATCTGGACGTGGAACGAGTTCCTCATCCCGCTGACGTTCCTGGTGTCGAACGCCAACCAGACCGTGCCGGTGGCGATCAGCGTCCTACAGGGCGACCGGCTCATGGATGTCACCACCACCAGCGCCTCCGCCCTGCTGGGACTCATCCCCACCCTTCTCTTCTTCCTCATCTTCCAGCGCACCCTCACGCGCGGCATCACCGCAGGAGCAGTCAAGTAA
- a CDS encoding carbohydrate ABC transporter permease gives MSAVPFVRPPRARRAKPLPEEPLIPQRGRGSAGYWLYLIPGLILLSVVILIPLVWNIYLSFTSWRGIKPPEWIGVENWVRLFGDTKFWTSFGNSIWMIVAMVILPTVLGLIIAALLFDVVGRKYGGRLASFLRATYYLPQILPAAIAGIVIGWVLRPDDGALNTILESIGLGSLAHNWLGSPDTALGAIMVVLVWVQLGYPIVVFMAALQRVDPELYEAAELDGANWFQRFRSITMSIIRPEIFVVTLTCTIAALKVFGPVYVLTRGGPGTSTIVPAYYAYSEFFQAQQVGYGATIATALTIVIAIVAVLFIRAQNAAERKEREGR, from the coding sequence ATGTCCGCCGTCCCGTTCGTGCGGCCGCCCAGAGCGCGGCGCGCCAAGCCCCTTCCCGAGGAGCCGCTGATCCCGCAGCGCGGGCGCGGATCCGCAGGCTACTGGCTCTACCTCATCCCCGGCCTGATCCTGCTGAGCGTCGTGATCCTGATCCCGCTCGTCTGGAACATCTACCTCTCCTTCACGAGCTGGCGCGGCATCAAGCCGCCGGAGTGGATCGGCGTCGAGAACTGGGTGCGCCTGTTCGGCGACACGAAGTTCTGGACGTCGTTCGGCAACAGCATCTGGATGATCGTCGCCATGGTGATCCTGCCCACGGTGCTGGGCCTCATCATCGCCGCGCTTCTCTTCGACGTCGTCGGCCGCAAGTACGGCGGGCGGCTCGCGAGCTTCCTGCGCGCGACCTACTACCTGCCGCAGATTCTTCCTGCGGCCATCGCCGGCATCGTCATCGGCTGGGTGCTGCGCCCCGATGACGGCGCCCTGAACACGATCCTCGAGAGCATCGGTCTCGGATCCCTCGCGCACAACTGGCTCGGCAGTCCCGATACGGCTCTCGGCGCGATCATGGTGGTGCTCGTCTGGGTGCAGCTCGGCTATCCGATCGTCGTCTTCATGGCGGCGCTGCAGCGCGTCGATCCCGAGCTCTACGAAGCCGCCGAACTCGACGGCGCGAACTGGTTCCAGCGCTTCCGCTCGATCACGATGAGCATCATCCGACCGGAGATCTTCGTCGTCACCCTGACCTGCACGATCGCAGCTCTCAAGGTCTTCGGCCCCGTCTACGTGCTGACCCGCGGCGGTCCCGGGACCTCGACGATCGTGCCCGCCTACTACGCCTACAGCGAGTTCTTCCAGGCCCAGCAGGTCGGCTACGGCGCCACCATCGCCACCGCCCTCACCATCGTCATCGCGATCGTCGCCGTGCTCTTCATCCGCGCGCAGAATGCGGCGGAGCGCAAGGAAAGGGAGGGCCGCTGA
- a CDS encoding DNA-3-methyladenine glycosylase family protein, which produces MDAGISTIGHRPPRSAPPIHPRPRESVYRPRGELDLHRTVVFQRRGAHDPTLVVDGHVIWRASRTPEGIATLALRASGAGVRLAAWGPGAEWVLDQAPALCGADDDSGDFDASRHPLIAATHHRHPGLRLGRTDLVFDALASAIFEQKVTGLQAFGAWRRIVTWFGERAPGPTPRPMFAPPTIDEWRRIPSWAWHRAGLEPPQSRAVVKAAAHGDSIVRAVAATADNTGRDRILTSLPGIGPWTSAETRIRAWGDADAVSVGDYHLAHEVGHALTGHRVDDDTMLELLAPWAGQRQRVIRLLAASGVHEQRRGARLAPEDHRSR; this is translated from the coding sequence ATGGATGCGGGCATCTCGACGATCGGGCATCGCCCGCCTCGATCCGCCCCACCGATCCACCCACGACCGCGCGAAAGCGTCTACCGCCCCCGCGGCGAGCTGGATCTGCACCGCACCGTCGTGTTCCAGCGGCGCGGGGCGCACGACCCCACGCTCGTCGTGGACGGCCACGTCATCTGGCGCGCGAGCAGGACCCCCGAGGGGATCGCCACTCTCGCCCTCCGCGCGAGCGGCGCCGGAGTGCGGCTGGCGGCCTGGGGCCCCGGCGCCGAGTGGGTGCTCGACCAGGCTCCCGCCCTCTGCGGCGCTGATGACGACAGCGGTGACTTCGACGCATCCCGCCATCCGCTCATCGCGGCGACGCACCATCGCCACCCGGGGCTGCGCCTCGGCCGCACCGACCTCGTCTTCGACGCCCTCGCGAGCGCGATCTTCGAGCAGAAGGTCACGGGCCTGCAGGCGTTCGGAGCCTGGCGACGGATCGTCACCTGGTTCGGCGAGCGCGCACCCGGGCCCACCCCGCGCCCGATGTTCGCGCCCCCCACGATCGACGAATGGCGACGCATTCCCTCCTGGGCGTGGCATCGCGCAGGACTCGAACCGCCGCAGTCGCGCGCCGTGGTCAAGGCCGCGGCGCACGGCGACAGCATCGTGCGCGCCGTGGCCGCGACCGCCGACAACACCGGTCGCGACCGTATCCTCACCAGCCTTCCCGGGATCGGCCCGTGGACCTCGGCTGAGACGCGCATCCGCGCCTGGGGCGATGCCGACGCGGTGAGCGTGGGCGACTACCACCTCGCCCACGAGGTCGGGCATGCTCTCACCGGCCACCGCGTCGACGACGACACGATGCTCGAGTTGCTCGCCCCATGGGCGGGGCAGCGGCAGCGCGTGATCCGACTGCTGGCGGCCAGCGGCGTGCACGAGCAGCGCCGCGGTGCGCGCCTCGCGCCCGAGGATCATCGCTCGCGCTGA
- a CDS encoding winged helix-turn-helix domain-containing protein, which translates to MSTPVALDDRTTARPALRLVTDAPAAPAPAPAAERSLPAGTAPRGFALYVGFDEAKAAASGVSLGTIVEALRRTLHDLAPAAETYATVALAPVGAGGRDVDVVRLALHEPSAVARTKPEIEVEERAEAGVVVDISRKRVLIDGESAAFTFKEFELLQYLVLREGRTIERAELVGSLWQQGDADAPGERTIDVHVRRLRAKLGRFEDIVRTVRGVGYRFDRHADVAIRYGHGTPSPDRF; encoded by the coding sequence ATGTCCACTCCCGTTGCTCTCGACGACCGCACCACCGCCCGCCCCGCCCTGCGTCTTGTCACCGACGCTCCCGCAGCCCCCGCTCCGGCACCCGCCGCCGAGCGCAGTCTTCCCGCCGGCACCGCGCCGCGCGGCTTCGCGCTCTACGTCGGCTTCGACGAGGCGAAGGCCGCCGCCTCCGGCGTCTCCCTCGGCACGATCGTGGAGGCCCTGCGCCGCACGCTGCACGATCTGGCCCCCGCCGCAGAGACGTACGCGACCGTAGCGCTCGCCCCCGTCGGCGCCGGCGGCCGCGATGTCGACGTCGTGCGCCTGGCGCTGCACGAGCCCTCGGCGGTGGCCCGCACCAAGCCCGAGATCGAGGTCGAGGAGCGCGCCGAGGCCGGCGTCGTGGTCGACATCTCCCGAAAGCGCGTACTGATCGACGGCGAGTCCGCCGCATTCACCTTCAAGGAGTTCGAGCTGTTGCAGTACCTCGTGCTGCGCGAAGGACGCACGATCGAGCGCGCCGAGCTGGTCGGCTCGCTCTGGCAGCAGGGCGACGCGGACGCGCCGGGCGAGCGCACGATCGACGTGCACGTGCGTCGCCTGCGCGCCAAGCTGGGGCGCTTCGAGGACATCGTGCGCACGGTGCGCGGAGTCGGCTACCGCTTCGACCGGCACGCCGACGTGGCCATTCGCTACGGTCACGGCACCCCCTCCCCCGACCGGTTCTGA
- a CDS encoding ABC transporter substrate-binding protein — protein MARITSRTTHRSLILLGGVAVAALALSACSGGGGSTEDSNTLTLWHYEGEDSAMGKAWDEAIKVFEEETGAKVDFEAKGFEQIRSTASQVLNSDEAPDIMEYNKGNATAGLLASQGLLTDITSAVEENGWADKLAPSLQTTARYSEDGVMGGDAWYGIPNYGEFVTVYYNKQAFADAGLEVPTTYDEFVKVLDAFVAKGITPLAEAGAEYPLGQLWYQLALSKADRSWVDDYQLYKNPVDWNDEPITYATDTLKEYVDAGYISPDVAGMKAEDAGTAFIAGNYPIFVSGSWWYGRFTEEISGYDWGIFNFPGSKLSLGSSGNLWVVPENAKNKDLAYKFIDITLRPEIQAIIGNNGGVPVAANESDITDEKSKELITAFNSILDSDGLSFYPDWPTPTFYDTLVAQLQNLANGSSTPEQVQTGLGDEYESYVSSLRG, from the coding sequence ATGGCACGCATCACATCACGCACCACACACCGCTCCCTCATCCTGCTCGGCGGCGTCGCCGTGGCCGCTCTCGCCCTCAGCGCCTGCTCGGGCGGCGGCGGCAGCACGGAGGACTCCAACACCCTCACCCTCTGGCACTACGAGGGCGAAGACAGCGCCATGGGCAAGGCCTGGGACGAGGCGATCAAGGTCTTCGAGGAGGAGACCGGCGCGAAGGTCGACTTCGAGGCCAAGGGCTTCGAGCAGATCCGCTCCACCGCCAGCCAGGTCCTGAACTCCGACGAGGCGCCGGACATCATGGAGTACAACAAGGGCAACGCGACCGCGGGTCTGCTGGCCAGCCAGGGGCTGCTCACCGACATCACCTCGGCGGTCGAGGAGAACGGGTGGGCCGACAAGCTCGCCCCCTCGCTGCAGACGACGGCCCGCTACAGCGAAGACGGCGTCATGGGCGGCGACGCCTGGTACGGCATCCCCAACTACGGCGAGTTCGTCACGGTGTACTACAACAAGCAGGCCTTCGCGGATGCGGGCCTCGAAGTGCCGACGACCTACGACGAGTTCGTGAAGGTGCTCGACGCCTTCGTCGCCAAGGGCATCACGCCGCTCGCCGAGGCGGGCGCCGAGTACCCGCTCGGACAGCTCTGGTACCAGCTGGCACTGAGCAAGGCCGACCGCTCGTGGGTCGACGACTACCAGCTCTACAAGAACCCGGTGGACTGGAACGACGAGCCGATCACCTACGCGACCGACACCCTCAAGGAGTACGTCGACGCCGGCTACATCTCCCCGGACGTCGCGGGCATGAAGGCGGAGGATGCGGGCACCGCGTTCATCGCCGGCAACTACCCGATCTTCGTCTCGGGCAGCTGGTGGTACGGCCGCTTCACGGAGGAGATCAGCGGCTACGACTGGGGCATCTTCAACTTCCCCGGCAGCAAGCTGAGCCTCGGCTCCTCGGGCAACCTGTGGGTCGTTCCGGAGAACGCGAAGAACAAGGACCTGGCGTACAAGTTCATCGACATCACGCTGCGCCCGGAGATCCAGGCGATCATCGGCAACAACGGCGGCGTGCCGGTGGCGGCGAACGAGTCGGACATCACGGATGAGAAGAGCAAGGAGCTCATCACCGCGTTCAACTCGATCCTCGACTCCGACGGCCTCTCGTTCTACCCGGACTGGCCCACGCCGACGTTCTACGACACCCTCGTCGCCCAGCTGCAGAACCTCGCCAACGGCAGCTCGACGCCGGAGCAGGTGCAGACCGGACTCGGTGACGAGTACGAGTCGTACGTCTCGAGCCTGCGCGGCTGA
- a CDS encoding LacI family DNA-binding transcriptional regulator, with translation MVTINEVAQAAGVSISTVSYALSGKRPVAVDTRRRIEKAVAELGYSPNAGARMLAGRRTQIFALTEPLRIDTHAPTHMAFVLATAVAARRNDYDILLLTDEDAQAGMRRVAASGLVDAILVLDVAPDDARVALSREIALPSIFIGVPNDRDGLVCVDLDFERAAALAANRLIDAGHRSIGMLGHPEISYERSNFPPRVRAGFERAAERRGVPTAFRYAGQSRPTTATIRDAVGALLAEGVSAIVLHCAEDVHQGVLDALADAGLSVPGDISIVSVGSSFDTAALSTPLDSIPLVPAESCELAVELAVAALAGSAPEPGVHLIAPHYLDVGSVAARSR, from the coding sequence ATGGTCACGATCAACGAGGTGGCGCAGGCCGCCGGTGTGTCGATCTCGACCGTCTCCTACGCGCTCAGCGGCAAGCGTCCCGTCGCCGTGGACACCCGTCGGCGCATCGAGAAGGCCGTGGCGGAGCTCGGCTACAGCCCGAACGCGGGCGCCCGCATGCTCGCCGGCAGGCGCACCCAGATCTTCGCGCTCACCGAGCCGTTGCGCATCGACACGCACGCGCCGACGCACATGGCGTTCGTGCTCGCCACGGCGGTGGCGGCACGGCGCAATGACTACGACATTCTGCTGCTGACCGACGAGGACGCGCAGGCCGGGATGCGGCGAGTGGCCGCCAGTGGCCTGGTCGATGCCATCCTGGTCCTCGACGTCGCCCCCGACGACGCCCGCGTGGCGCTGTCGCGCGAGATCGCCCTGCCTAGCATCTTCATCGGCGTCCCGAACGACCGGGACGGTCTCGTGTGCGTCGACCTCGACTTCGAGCGTGCTGCGGCTCTTGCGGCCAATCGGCTCATCGATGCGGGCCATCGCTCGATCGGGATGCTCGGCCATCCCGAGATCTCCTACGAGCGCTCGAACTTCCCGCCCCGCGTGCGCGCCGGCTTCGAGCGGGCGGCCGAACGCCGCGGTGTGCCCACCGCGTTCCGCTACGCCGGGCAGTCGCGTCCGACGACCGCGACGATCCGCGATGCGGTCGGCGCCCTGCTGGCCGAGGGCGTGAGCGCGATCGTGCTGCACTGCGCGGAGGATGTGCACCAGGGGGTGCTCGATGCGCTCGCGGATGCGGGACTAAGCGTTCCCGGCGACATCTCGATCGTCTCGGTCGGCTCCTCCTTCGACACCGCGGCCCTCAGCACGCCGCTCGACTCGATCCCTCTCGTTCCCGCCGAAAGCTGCGAGCTCGCCGTCGAGCTCGCCGTCGCCGCCCTGGCCGGATCCGCTCCGGAACCGGGTGTGCACCTCATCGCCCCCCACTACCTCGACGTCGGCTCCGTCGCCGCCCGGTCGAGATGA
- the sigJ gene encoding RNA polymerase sigma factor SigJ has product MRDVEDERVSLIALAYRMLGDVGEAQDAVQEAYLRWVALTEQERTSIDRPGAWLNRVTSRICLDVLGSARARRERYVGPWLPEPVPASGAIGAARPAADPLDSVTLDDSVSLALQIVLDAMTPAERVAFVMHDVFGVPFVEIAETVGRSPAAVRQLAASARRKVGEERGRRASRAVHDQVVTAFAAACASGRLEELVVALDPAVVLTSDGGGRVSAARRPVVGADNVARFVLGILAKQPDASLEPVETADGLGYLLRQNDRAVGLAAFGVDTEGRIVDVWLVRNPDKLTLWA; this is encoded by the coding sequence GTGCGCGATGTCGAGGATGAACGGGTGTCGCTGATCGCTCTCGCCTACCGGATGCTGGGCGACGTGGGGGAGGCCCAGGACGCGGTGCAGGAGGCGTACCTGCGCTGGGTGGCGCTGACGGAGCAGGAGCGCACCTCGATCGACAGACCAGGGGCGTGGCTCAATCGCGTCACCTCGCGCATCTGCCTCGACGTGCTCGGTTCGGCCAGAGCCCGTCGCGAGCGCTATGTCGGGCCGTGGCTGCCCGAGCCGGTGCCCGCGTCCGGCGCTATCGGTGCGGCCCGGCCTGCGGCGGATCCGCTCGACTCGGTGACGCTGGACGACTCGGTGAGCCTCGCGCTGCAGATCGTCCTGGACGCGATGACGCCCGCCGAACGCGTGGCGTTCGTGATGCACGACGTGTTCGGTGTTCCGTTCGTCGAGATCGCCGAGACGGTCGGACGCTCGCCCGCCGCGGTGCGTCAGCTGGCCGCATCCGCTCGGCGCAAGGTCGGTGAGGAACGCGGTCGACGCGCGTCGCGCGCCGTTCACGACCAGGTCGTGACGGCCTTCGCCGCGGCGTGCGCGAGCGGACGCCTCGAGGAGCTGGTGGTCGCGCTGGATCCGGCGGTCGTCCTGACCTCCGACGGCGGTGGCCGGGTGTCCGCCGCCCGTCGCCCCGTCGTCGGTGCGGACAACGTCGCGAGGTTCGTTCTCGGGATCCTGGCCAAGCAGCCGGATGCGAGCCTCGAGCCGGTCGAGACGGCTGACGGCCTCGGTTACCTGCTGCGTCAGAACGATCGAGCGGTAGGGCTCGCCGCATTCGGTGTCGACACCGAGGGCAGGATCGTGGACGTCTGGCTGGTGCGCAATCCCGACAAGCTCACCCTCTGGGCGTGA
- a CDS encoding ABC transporter ATP-binding protein, whose product MGRVTTTDPALPPIDPPAASGPALQLRGLTKRFGDKVAVAGIDLDVPTGSFYGLVGPNGAGKTTTLSMATGLLRPDAGTAVLHGVDVWRDPVAAKAMIGNLADGVRLFDRLTGEQLITYTGMMFGLARDEVAARTADLLTLMDLTEAAGTAVVDYSAGMTKKVALACALVHAPRILVLDEPFESVDPVSAANIEDVLRSYAGSGGTVIVSSHSMDLVQRMCDHVAVIASGRVLAAGTIDEVRAGQSLQDRFVDLVGGRHHSEGPQWLRLS is encoded by the coding sequence ATGGGGCGCGTGACCACCACAGATCCTGCCCTGCCACCGATCGATCCCCCCGCCGCATCCGGCCCTGCTCTGCAGCTGCGCGGCCTGACCAAGCGCTTCGGGGACAAGGTGGCCGTTGCGGGCATCGACCTCGACGTGCCCACCGGCTCGTTCTACGGGCTCGTCGGCCCCAACGGAGCGGGAAAGACGACGACGCTGTCGATGGCCACGGGTCTGCTGCGCCCGGATGCGGGAACCGCCGTCCTGCACGGGGTCGACGTGTGGCGCGACCCCGTCGCCGCCAAGGCGATGATCGGCAACCTCGCCGACGGCGTGCGCCTGTTCGACCGGCTCACCGGCGAGCAGCTCATCACGTACACCGGGATGATGTTCGGCCTGGCGCGCGACGAGGTGGCCGCACGCACGGCCGATCTGCTGACTCTCATGGACCTCACCGAGGCGGCCGGCACCGCCGTCGTCGACTACTCCGCGGGTATGACGAAGAAGGTCGCGCTCGCCTGCGCCCTCGTGCACGCGCCCCGCATCCTGGTGCTCGACGAACCCTTCGAGTCGGTGGACCCGGTCTCCGCGGCGAACATCGAGGACGTGCTGCGCAGCTACGCCGGCAGCGGCGGCACGGTCATCGTCTCGAGCCACTCGATGGACCTGGTGCAGCGCATGTGCGACCACGTCGCGGTCATCGCGAGCGGACGCGTTCTCGCGGCGGGCACGATCGACGAGGTGCGGGCCGGTCAGAGCCTGCAAGACCGCTTCGTCGACCTCGTCGGCGGCCGCCACCACTCGGAGGGACCGCAGTGGTTGCGACTCTCCTGA
- the yicI gene encoding alpha-xylosidase has protein sequence MKFTDGFWQLRPGVTALYAQEAYDIWETDTLDGPGLVITAPTKVIERRGDTLNRATLTVTLSSPAEGVVRVRIVHHDGGTPPLSFGVASAPGAAEVEADAAGARLRTGSLTARIAAGAPWSLEFFSGEKRLTGSGHKAQGYITLADDAQVDPGVVDNARAGGSSIRPHTFVHEQLDLGVGELIYGLGERFGPVIKNGQSVEIWNADGGTSSEQAYKNVPFYVSSRGYGVLVNDPGHVSYEIGSETVERVQFSVPGEVLEYFVIEGPTPKDVLTRYTALTGRPPIVPAWSYGLWLSTSFTTDYDEATVTSFIDEMAARQLPVSVFHFDCFWMREFNWSDFEWDPRVFPDPDGMLQRLHERDLRVCVWINPYIAQRSPLFAEAVAQGFLVRRPDGSVWQWDLWQAGMGLVDFTNPDATRWYQDKLRALVAQGVDCFKTDFGERIPLEVVYADGSAPDRMHNLYTHLYNKAVHEVLVEARGADDAVLFARSATAGGQSMPVHWGGDSTSTFVSMAETLRGGLSLAWSGFAHWSHDIGGFEGTPDPEVFKRWTAFGLLSSHSRFHGSESYRVPWNFDDEAVEVTRIFTQLKMRLMPYLFQRGVEAASDGVPLLRPMAMEFPGDPTCAHLDRQYMLGGDLLVAPVFSADGEVEFYLPEGEWTHLLTGERADGGWRRERHGVDSLPLYVRPGAVLPWGARDDRPDYDYLEGLTLRVFPGGEGAAEVVVTTPDGRSDTLRADLAEVTR, from the coding sequence ATGAAGTTCACCGATGGTTTCTGGCAACTGCGTCCCGGGGTCACGGCCCTCTACGCGCAGGAGGCGTACGACATCTGGGAGACCGACACGCTCGACGGCCCCGGCCTGGTGATCACCGCGCCGACCAAGGTCATCGAGCGCCGGGGAGACACCCTGAACCGCGCGACGCTGACGGTGACGCTCTCGTCGCCCGCCGAGGGCGTGGTGCGCGTGCGCATCGTGCACCACGACGGCGGTACCCCGCCGCTCTCGTTCGGTGTCGCATCCGCACCCGGCGCCGCCGAGGTCGAGGCGGATGCGGCGGGCGCCCGCCTGCGCACCGGATCCCTCACCGCGCGCATCGCCGCGGGGGCGCCCTGGTCGCTGGAGTTCTTCTCGGGAGAGAAGCGGCTGACCGGCAGCGGGCACAAGGCGCAGGGCTACATCACCCTCGCCGACGACGCGCAGGTGGACCCGGGTGTGGTGGACAACGCTCGCGCCGGCGGCAGCAGCATCCGTCCGCACACGTTCGTCCACGAGCAGCTCGACCTCGGCGTCGGCGAGCTGATCTACGGACTCGGCGAGCGCTTCGGCCCCGTCATCAAGAACGGGCAGAGCGTGGAGATCTGGAACGCCGACGGTGGCACCTCCAGCGAGCAGGCCTACAAGAACGTCCCGTTCTACGTGTCCAGCCGCGGCTACGGCGTGCTCGTGAACGATCCCGGGCACGTCTCCTACGAGATCGGCTCCGAGACGGTCGAGCGGGTGCAGTTCTCCGTGCCCGGCGAAGTGCTCGAGTACTTCGTGATCGAGGGCCCGACACCCAAGGACGTGCTGACCCGCTACACCGCGCTCACCGGCCGTCCGCCGATCGTGCCCGCCTGGTCATACGGCCTGTGGCTGTCGACGAGCTTCACGACGGACTACGACGAGGCGACCGTCACCTCGTTCATCGACGAGATGGCCGCGCGCCAGCTGCCGGTGTCGGTCTTCCACTTCGACTGCTTCTGGATGCGCGAGTTCAACTGGTCCGACTTCGAGTGGGACCCGCGGGTGTTCCCCGATCCCGACGGGATGCTGCAGCGACTGCACGAGCGCGACCTCCGCGTGTGCGTGTGGATCAACCCCTACATCGCCCAGCGCTCGCCGCTGTTCGCCGAGGCGGTGGCACAGGGCTTCCTCGTGCGCCGCCCGGACGGTTCGGTCTGGCAGTGGGACCTCTGGCAGGCGGGCATGGGGCTCGTGGACTTCACGAACCCCGACGCGACCCGGTGGTACCAGGACAAGCTGCGCGCTCTCGTCGCGCAGGGTGTGGACTGCTTCAAGACCGACTTCGGCGAGCGAATCCCGCTCGAGGTCGTCTACGCCGACGGCAGCGCTCCCGATCGGATGCACAACCTCTACACCCACCTGTACAACAAGGCGGTGCACGAGGTGCTCGTCGAGGCGCGCGGCGCGGACGACGCGGTGCTATTCGCGCGGTCGGCGACCGCCGGAGGGCAGTCCATGCCGGTGCACTGGGGCGGCGACAGCACGTCGACCTTCGTGTCGATGGCGGAGACGCTCCGCGGCGGTCTCTCGCTCGCGTGGAGCGGCTTCGCGCACTGGAGCCACGACATCGGAGGGTTCGAGGGCACCCCCGATCCCGAGGTGTTCAAGCGCTGGACGGCCTTCGGCCTGTTGAGTTCCCACAGCCGCTTCCACGGCTCGGAGTCGTACCGCGTGCCGTGGAACTTCGACGACGAGGCGGTCGAGGTGACGCGCATCTTCACGCAGCTGAAGATGCGGCTCATGCCGTACCTGTTCCAGCGCGGCGTGGAGGCCGCATCCGACGGCGTGCCGCTGCTGCGCCCGATGGCGATGGAGTTCCCCGGGGACCCGACGTGCGCCCACCTCGATCGGCAGTACATGCTCGGCGGCGATCTGCTCGTTGCGCCGGTGTTCTCGGCGGACGGCGAGGTGGAGTTCTACCTGCCGGAGGGCGAGTGGACCCACCTGCTGACCGGTGAGCGCGCCGACGGCGGGTGGCGCCGCGAGCGTCACGGCGTCGATTCGCTGCCGCTGTACGTGCGCCCGGGCGCCGTCCTGCCGTGGGGCGCCCGCGACGACCGGCCTGACTACGATTACCTGGAAGGGCTGACGCTGCGGGTGTTCCCCGGCGGAGAAGGCGCCGCCGAGGTGGTCGTGACCACGCCCGACGGACGCAGCGACACGCTGCGCGCAGACCTTGCGGAGGTGACCCGATGA